The Falco biarmicus isolate bFalBia1 chromosome 1, bFalBia1.pri, whole genome shotgun sequence DNA segment TCTGTAAGGAGCTGTTCTCCTCCAGGCCCTTTaggttgtattttatttgagcATCCTTGAAGCAAGAAATCACTCAGCTTCTAGTGGCTTACCCAGTGATCACCTTGCCTAGCATGAGAAAAGGGGCATGCATTTAGGTGTGCAAAAGTTGGAGACAAGTCTTCTAGGATAGTTTATTCCTGCCTCTCCTGTCAGCCAGGACACCCATTTGGTGCCATCAGCCGCCCAAAGGCAAAGCTGCACAGTGTGATCTGTTGTGTACCTGTTGCTCCATTCAAATGAATTTGTCTTATTTGAATAAGAATAGGGAGAAGGAACAGTTCATTCTTCATGGCTTCAATTTAGTTGGTTTGGCTGGTTTTTTGCATCTTTGTTACTAAAAAGCTTGTGTCTGGGTTGTTGGGAGGTTCCTGACCCTGTTATGGTGCTATGAGCAGTTTTCTTTGTTGGTCCATCCCCGCTGGACAGGTTTGCCTCAGAAGGAGCCTTCGTACAAAGGATGTGGGAAGATGGGAGGATGGTAGGAGATAACAAGTCGGCACCTCACTGGGAATGACGCAGTCAGGCTGGTTCCATCTCTGCAAGGGGAGACAGATGATTATGCTGAGGAACCTGGTCCTgaccagggaaagaaaaagtttggGTTAGCTGTAGCTTTCCAGTACGGGTGTTTGAGGGACTATCCAAGGCATTATTTAACTGAGACTGGTCAGAGATGAGCCTGTTTGTGCTTTGttgcctcctgccagcagcaggcaggtgaaGTGTGTGTCCCTGTGCAGCAGTGTGGGGGAGCTGGGTCAGAACAGACCCTGGCTTCATTTGTGGAGCAGTTACGCAGAAAGGGGCGTATAAGGCAATTTCAATAAAGCTTCTACTTCATAAAGGGAAGATGACACCATCAGTCATGTTTTGGGCCTGAATCCAGCCTCATTATAGTggttccaaagcctgttttaatTACCCCCCTATCAGCCCCTCCTTTTGTACTTTTAAGCCAGGCCATTTTCcccttgtgtgtgtgtgtgactaaAACAACAGCTCTGACCTTTCTGAGTATCCCAGGTGGCAGAGAACAGAAAGCCAAATGaattcccttctctttttgGTGCCTTTGTCTCAGGCTTTGAATAAAAGTCTATTTGAAGAAgcatctattatttttttttttttttaaggagctTCTGtgtagtttttttctttgtccccAAGGGGCAGGCATTCCCTGCCCTTGTGATCAGCTGGGGACTATCTGAGTCTCCCTGGATGCCAGCTCTGGAGGTCACAGCTGAAGCAGAGAACTGTGAGCGAGTATCTTTGGTTCCAGCCCTTGAGGTCAATGGATAAAAAGCCTAGCGGGGGATAGAACAACTGGAAGAGGTCCTTCAGGTCTGGTCTCCCCCAGAAATCTCCCAAAGGCAGGATGGAGAGCTTCCAGACAGTCTGGTGCCTGCATGTCTGTGCAGTTCAGAGCTGGGTGAGTCATGGCTAGGTCCTCGTAGCTGTATGGTGCTTACAGCTTCTGGGTGCAGTGTGGCCTGGGGGGTCCTGACCCCTAAACTCACTTGCTGAGGGCTTGCCCTGCACTGGTTGAGTCAGAACAGGGAGCAGAGACCCGTGCTTTGTCCCTTGGCCTTCCTTTAAGATGACATGGGATTGCAACAGCCAGTGAAATGTCTCGATATGGGAAGTTTGGGCTGAACAGGCCTGTCTgatggaaaacagcaggaggagggagaggaccagcagagcagcttcagCCCTTGATGTGAGACAGATTCCAAGCTGCTGCTAACTACCAAGTGTTTCAGGCTCTGTTTGGTGCTCAGATGTGGGAGAGATCCGTCTGCTTCTTGCACTTATGTGACGGGGAGGGAAATATCCTTACTGACAATCCAAGGGAAACAGGAACTGGGCCAGCACTGAGCTAATTTACCTACTGGCGCTTCTGGATCGCCACAACAAATGCCAAAGTCTAATATAATTTGAGGATGCTTTTCTTAATGTTCTGCCTGGTTCCACCAGTCTGTCTTCACTGGCTAGTCCCAAATAGGCTCAGACAAGTATTCTCAATGGCACAAACACAACAGTAGGCTGGAGCTGTGAAGGCTCAGATATGTGACTACACAAACAGGCCTCCTGTGCTGCACCCCTGCTTCACATGCTGCCCAGCAGGTCTGGGGCACGTGTGTTTCACCTTGGATCCAAACGGACTTGTCCCAGGAGTACAGTAGCAACTGCATTGAAATGGTGCTGGGCTGGACAGGAGCGGTGAAagcaggtccatgtcttccGGGACTCTGGCTTGCTCAGAGTTTATTGCTGTatattaaatactatttttggagattgggggagggggaggggtaTGGTGATGCTGTCCCTAGTCTGGTGGGATGCTACTGCAGGTTGCTGataggttttgattttttttccccaagaagtgctttatttaaaagaaaaaaaaggggaaaaaatattcaacaaaacagaagtgctttCCTCCCTCCTAGAAACAGTGCTGGCTAGTTAGAAAATGTGAATAATCTTTTGCAAACATCAAAGGTCTCTGCTAAAGAGTTTGTGTGATGGAGATTTCAAGGCAAGGGGCAAAGTACAGCTTAAACCAGTTTAACTGGGGAGAGTGTGAATCTAGGAAGCGCAGGATCTCTGCCCTCGAGTTGCCCCTAGTCATGCTAGTGGGGATGTGCTTGCCTGTGCTGTCACGGCTGTTCTGTCACACTACAACAGTTCCTGAGCTAAGGCACTGGAGTGAAGCAGTGTCTGGAAACTTGCTGGCAAGTGGAGGCTTGAATTTTTCATGGTTTCTATGGGGGCTTTGTGTGTTCAGGGCTTTCCCACTCAAGAAGCAGCCAGGCTGGTAAAGCAGCTCTGGAGACTgtgagagcagaggcaggattTGTGCTTTATGCCAGGAGGCAGTAGCTAGGACTGCAGGATGGTGGGCAGGTGACAGTAATCTTTGGGTCCCATCGTCGTAGCAGCTTCTAGCGTTGGCAGATGGTCCCACTGCTCCATAGTGCCcagctgtgtgggctgggatgcaTGGAAGTGACCCATGCCGTCAGCATTAAGGACACGTCACAAACTACTTGAAGCTGCAGGTCTAAGTTGTTCGTAAAGTCTAAAGCAGTGTGGGGAGAGATCTCCATCTGTCCTTGTCACCAGTACAAAGGGTTTTTAaggaggatttttattttgctgtccaTTGCTTTGTGTTATAACAACTTGCagtgacatatttttttttttagtttgttttgcaGCAAGCTTGGGCCCTGGGTGAAAAGCACAGATGTCTATTTCTGATTGCATTGGCTTTGCAGGGACTAGTTTGGGGGAAGAGatgggtgtgggggtgggttattttatttttggtacaTGGTAGcggttttattttttaatttccccagGATGTTTGGTTGAGGGAATGTTCTGAAATCTACTGTCTGGCAGTTTAACCAGCAGTgtgttaaaggaaaataaacaaaattatattgTCACTTGCATGAGGTGGTCCCTCTTTTCTAGTGGTGGGGGCAGAGGAGCCCCCTCTGTTTTACAGCTTGAGGTGCGGGAGGCCGAGGCTGCCTGCACTGCGGAGGGGactgcaagctgctgctgagatgcAGTTTAACATCCCAccgctgctgcagcccagagcctCTCTCCgccactgcctgctgctggtaCGGCTCCAGTATTCTCTTGCCAGTTGTTTTGGGCAATTAAGTGCAAGTTGAACGGTACAACATCCTCTTAAAAGCGCTGATGTGGCCCTTGTTGCTTCCTGCTGAGATCAGAAACACCAGAGATCTAATCTTACCTTCTGGGGTTTTGCAGGCTGCCCCAATTACCGCTTGCAACTGCATCGGAGGCAGTCAGAAGGGGCTGTAGCTGGCGTGGTGAGAAAGTGGCACCTTCCTACTCGAGGTGCCTGCTCTCGGGGGACAGGGGACCCTGGCCCCATGCAGAGCACCCGCTCTTCCAGACAGTCTGGGTCTTTGGTCCATCCTTCCTATGGCACACGATGGAGGGACCAAACCCAATGCAGCGAGGAGGATTTGGGAGCACTGGCACGGGCAGGCTTGTCTGAAATAGCATTTGGTTGGCAGTCGCAGGCGCGTGCTGcttgcaagcagcagcaaacgTCACTAATCACTGCTCTAAATCTGTTTCCAGTCATCTCGAGTGCGTTGAGTGTTGGCTGGAGTCTGAAACGAGGATGCTTATTGTGTTTCTTATTCTTGCCGCAGtttcctgaagggctgcaggtgATTCTCAGCAGCTCTTAAGTACCTGCCGCAGGCTGGTGGGCTGCCCCTCTTTTGGGAAGAAATGCATCCTTTCCTCCTGTGGTGGTCCTGTGAGCCTGCTGCAGGTGGGACCATCCTCGGCTGCCACCTGCCAGTGTCCTTCTGCCACTGCTCCCGGGGTGGGGGTACCCGTGGCAcggctggggggctggctgacCCGGGGGGAGcctggctgggcacaggcactCCCTGAGCAACCCTCCTCGGGCATGCGCCCTGTCACTGCCCCTGTGCGGACCTGGATGccagctccctggggacagcGGCTGGGGTGTCCCCGGGCTGGGGCAACAGCGGGGTGCATGCCCCATGGCATCCCTTTGCTAGCAGCGTGCCAGATACCGGCTGCTTCCCGGGAAGCGCTTGCCACCATTCCCCAAAAAGACCGGGGCTCTCGAGAACACGCGCGCTCTGTAATTATGTGCCGCGCTGCGGGATTCAGGCAGGATTTAATTAACGAGGGAGGGACTTAATTAACGGGGGGGCCGGTGCCCCGGCTGTGCGGGCAGGGTGATCTCCCGGCCCCCTGCCTGGTGGCGGGCGGCAGGACGGGTGTCGGGCcgtggtttttgtttggtttccaCCGGGCTTTTCCGCCCGGCCTAccccgcggccccgggccgAGGACACCCGCGAGGGGGAACCCCTCCGGCCGCGTACGCGGCGGGCCCTGCTTAGCTTCGGGGCCCCGCTCGTTGCTAGGCAGCGTCCGCGACCTCTGACCCGCCGCGGCGCCGCCCCTCGCTCCCATAGCTACCGAGGGAGGCGGCGGCCATcttggcggcggcggggcgatGAGCGGCTCGAAGgcgagggcggcggcggcgggcccggaGAAGAAGCCGCCGCCGGGGACCGGGGGGCCGCTCAGCCGCCTACGGGGCCGGCGCGGCTCGGGCGACGCGTCGCCGCGGCCGCCGTGGACCGAGTCCGAGTTGCTGGCGCTGGAGACCGTCCGGCCCGAGCACGTCCTGGGGCTGTGCCGGGTGACGGAGAGTGagtgcggggccggggccggcatCCCTCCGCCGCTCCGGTGGCCCCTTCGGtcgggcggcgggggcggcgcaGGCCGTGCTGtgccccgggggggcggcggggcgctcCCGCCTTCGGCTGCGTTGCCGCTCCCGCAGGGTCGGGGCTCGGGTGTTCTGTGTCGCTCTGGGGTGCTGGTCGCTGCTTGCCTGTGCCGACCCCTTCCCCTTCGCTTCCTCGCTCTGCCGCTGGCGCTTGGCGTGCCTGCCTTTGTGTCTTCTAGTCTCAGTTTTGTCCTGCTTCCATGAAGCTTCTGCAAAACAACTTGCAGTGTGTGTCTGAACGGGCTGGGtctaacaacaacaaaaaattccTTTGGTAACTGCTCAGAGAGCTTTTGAAATACCGCTGtatgttttctctctcttctagATTATTTATGCAAACCTGAGGACAACATTTACAACATTGACTTCACCAGGTTTAAGATCCGGGACCTTGAAACTGGAACAGTGCTGTTTGAAATCGCAAAGCCATCTGTTTCAGGTATGTCCTGCTAACATCGCAGGGAGGCTGGAGAGACTCATAGAGCTGAGGAGTTGCGATGCAGGACTCATGCAAACCAAGCAGAAAGGTCCTTCAATCTGTCCTGGTGACTAAATTCTTCTCCTTTAAGCACAGGACGGAGTTTGTCTCTGCTGAGAAACTTGTTGCAAAAATGTGAAGTGATTATCGTGAGGCGGGGGAGTGCTATCAATTGCAAATCTTCCCTTCTTGGCTGGTTACGGTACAAAGtttctttcatgtgttttaGCAGTTGTGAAGGGGGATATCCTGTGAGGTTGAGGGTGGTTTCAGCTCCCAAGCCACCAAGGCTGCACCAGCTGTCATAGCGgatcttttatttcttatttagtGCTAGTCTCAGACCAGTTATTAAACGCTTTTATGTTCAGTGCCTAAGTAATAGCCAGCTTGTCCTGGTACATGCACTAGCCAGTATTACCTCACATGTTTGCTATTAGCGGAGTAACTCTGAGCTGGTGTGTTTTCTAGAGCAAgatgaagaggatgaagatgaCAACAGTGAACTGGACGCTAGCGCAGGCCGCTTTGTTCGTTACCAGTTCACCCCAGCGTTTCTCCGTCTTCGGACTGTTGGTGCAACGTGAGTATGAGTTCATGGAAAGAAGGGAGATACCAGATGTTTGCAAAGTGTCACTTGACAGTTTATAGCAAAACTGAGTCAGAAACTAGAGAGAACCCATCTTGCGCTACAGATGTCAGAGTCCCTCTTTCTGGAATGATCTGTTGGATACTTGTGTAGCCTCTGGTCCAAGGCTCTGTTCTTCCCAGTAGGAAGAGAGATATGTCATTTTAGCtgttttttcctactttctGCATGCAGAGTGGAATTCACAGTGGGAGAAAAGCCAGTGTCAAACTTTAGAATGATTGAGAGACATTACTTCCGAGATCGCTTGCTGAAGAACTTTGACTTTGATTTTGGCTTCTGcattcccagcagcaggaacacATGTGAACACATTTATGAATTCCCTCAGCTCTCAGAAGACCTTAGTAAGTATCTCTTTTCCCACACTgacttgtgttttgtttgtgtgtgcatatgctcgttttctccctctctctacTTGTGAAAGAAGTTATGACTGGGACGGCAGGGGACAGGAATAAATAGATAAAGACTCCTAGTTTAAGCTGTGTGTAATCTTGCCTGAATTACGGATTTGTGCTGCAAAGTCTTctcctttgaaaatgaaagagtaAGACAACCTGTGTTGTCCAAGTCACAGATTGTAAGAACTGATCAGTCGCAGAGCTGACATGCCTGATGCCTAACAGTGTAGCCCAGAATATaacaaaaccctgaaaaagGGTTCTTTTGGTAGCCACGCATCTGCTTTCAGCACTAGCTTGTTAGGGCTTGAGCCTCCTGCTTTGGAACAGAACTGGCTCTTGTCAGAGAGGTGTGGTTTTGAGCCTACCAAGATCTCTGCAAATACACGTTGCACAGGGTATGTTTGACTTCAGGGGGTGGATGGAGCAGGAGCACGTGGGCCCTTCTGTCGCTGCCTAGGTGCAGGAGGAGGTGCAGAGTTTGTGCCCTGCCTTGTGTACATGTGGAGAGTGCCACCGCTTTTTCATTTGTGGCTTTGCTGCCCCTCTGCTTATAGGCGTaagtgctgctctgctccagtgGTGGCTCTGACAGTTTCTAAGTTGCCTTGTGTGAGATTTCTTGATCCccctttgtttgcttttgacaGCACGGGTCCTGAGAATAGGAAGGGGTAGGCCAGAGTTTTTGAAGCATGCACAGCGGAGCCGTTTGCTTCTCTTACTTGGGCAGGGCAGAACATCAGCCTGGTAAATCCAGAAGAGTGGCAGGGTCCTTTTCGCTCTTGACTTTGTGCTGTCCAGCGGAATCTGGCAGGCTTTTGAATGTAATTGAGCTTTCTCTTTCACAGTCCGTCTGATGGTTGAAAATCCATATGAGACCCGCTCAGACAGCTTTTACTTTGTGGACAACAAGTTGATCATGCACAACAAGGCCGACTATGCTTATAATGGAGGACAGTAATCATTCTGTGTCCGCTGGATGCTGTGATGCTGTTAACCGTTCCAGATGTCCAGGAGTGGACTGGAGTTGCTGTCTCGTGCAACAAGGCTTCTTGCTGAACCCTTTTTCCTTGCACGAGGCTGAAAACACGAAGCAAAGACGACAGCTCATGAAAGTAAAGGATCTCCCTGCAATACTTCTCTATCAGACACTCAACATATCCAGCCTCTCATTCTTTATTTCTGGTTACCTTCTGGTAGCTTGGTTAGGCCATGGATCAGAGGCACTGTTAGAAAATTCTTGTTATTACAGTCTTTAGAGTTAGGTTGCACCTTTAGTGCTTCTGATGTTTCACCTACTGGGTGACTACCCTCTTTCAAGAGGTCAGATTGTTTGGGTAAGCTGTTTCTAAGCAGGAAAATGTTAGTCCTTCAAGAAGCCCGTGATGCCTGAAGAGCAGATCTCTTGTTCAGTTGGATAGATCATCTCTTTAGTGCACAGCGGTTTTGTTTGTAGCATGGCTGACATTGCTTTTTAGGGTTCATCCCAATAGTCTCCAGTGGGAAAGATAAAATAAGAGACTAATTCAGCTTCTAAGCAGTGCAGGaatcttctttctgcctctggGGGCCTGAGATGCCCCTGAGAACAGTTTAATCTGTGTCTTGCCAGAGATTTCGCTGGAAATatgaggggggggcggggggaaggggccTTACCCAGGTCATTCTGATAGTATTTCTGTTTGAGCTCTTGTGAGCAAATTGCTGCATTTTGGAGCTCAGGGGTCAACCTTAGAGCTGAAGTTAATCTCACTATATTTACCAtttctcctgcttccttttgtGTAGGAATTTTGGCTTTGCTACAGAATGTATTGCTTTTTAGATCGACAGCATATTGTCAGTCTAGCTGGGGTGAAGGGGAGGTGTCAGTTGAGTGGGGCTTagagggaaaagggggaatGTGGAAAATCACTTGAAAAACGTGTAGGAAGCAGAGCTTCCTAGGCTTCAGTCTCTCTGTACTTCTAAACCTGCATGGTCTGTCAGAGGTGCTGGAAGGAGAGATGGTGGTGTTACCAGgtcatttgctttgtttcagttgAGGTATTAGTAGCTAAAAGCTTCCTGGGTCAGATCACTCAGTGTT contains these protein-coding regions:
- the UNC119B gene encoding protein unc-119 homolog B, encoding MSGSKARAAAAGPEKKPPPGTGGPLSRLRGRRGSGDASPRPPWTESELLALETVRPEHVLGLCRVTENYLCKPEDNIYNIDFTRFKIRDLETGTVLFEIAKPSVSEQDEEDEDDNSELDASAGRFVRYQFTPAFLRLRTVGATVEFTVGEKPVSNFRMIERHYFRDRLLKNFDFDFGFCIPSSRNTCEHIYEFPQLSEDLIRLMVENPYETRSDSFYFVDNKLIMHNKADYAYNGGQ